A stretch of Ipomoea triloba cultivar NCNSP0323 chromosome 13, ASM357664v1 DNA encodes these proteins:
- the LOC116002883 gene encoding uncharacterized protein LOC116002883 isoform X3: protein MATQPLSLSRTMISKLQITHVDEKIIIEQVKDTHNSNGGIDVDANSLLKLLEGIFTLNTDSKSAEDNSEKEDETSNENPESDEDNSENEDEFSNEDSESDEDNPENEDESSNDDSKRDEDDPEEEGSDEHGKPETVHREARQDRLQLQERIHKEISFVVLQLSFMVTFTCVSSDDCHSTAIYLLRLLSKYMWHAKGVMLLACFAIIRGKPKVTSQSCHRKGLSYNMASLRKSVNSLLSTENEIFLNDSIKSMFDLTELMVELRHSSSIFLANYWIARSVVAYAHLLILDLEPQNQMMTELSNVSTKIKEILASSLPLLDS from the exons aTGGCAACCCAACCCCTCTCTCTATCAAGAACAATGATTTCAAAACTACAAATAACTCATGTTGATGAGAAGATTATCATAGAACAAGTTAAGGATACACATAATTCTAATGGTGGCATAGATGTCGATGCAAATTCTCTTCTCAAGTTGTTGGAAGGCATTTTCACTTTGAATACG GATTCAAAGAGTGCTGAAGATAATTCTGAAAAAGAAGATGAGACCTCCAATGAGAATCCAGAGAGTGATGAAGATAATTCtgaaaatgaagatgaatttTCTAATGAGGATTCAGAGAGTGATGAAGATAATCCTGAAAATGAAGATGAATCTTCTAATGATGATTCAAAGCGTGATGAAGATGATCCTGAGGAAGAAGGAAGTGATGAACATGGAAAACCTGAGACG GTTCATCGAGAAGCAAGGCAAGACAGGTTGCAGTTACAAGAACGCATCCACAAGGAgatttcatttgttgttttaCAACTCTCTTTCATG gtaACTTTCACTTGTGTAAGCTCTGATGATTGTCACTCAACTGCCATTTATCTACTACGTTTGTTGTCAAAGTATATGTGGCATGCTAAGGGAGTAATGTTACTCGCATGTTTTGCGATCATCCGAGGAAAACCTAAAGTTACCTCACAATCATGTCATCGGAAAGGACTATCCTACAACATGGCTTCTCTAAGAAAAAGTGTAAACTCATTGCTATCCACTgagaatgaaatttttttgaatgacTCAATAAAGTCCATGTTTGATCTCACCGAGCTCATGGTTGAGCTTCGACATTCATCATCAATATTTTTGGCAAACTACTGGATCGCAAGAAGTGTTGTTGCCTATGCTCACCTCCTTATTTTGGACCTTGA GCCACAAAATCAGATGATGACGGAACTGTCCAACGTATCCACCAAAATCAAAGAGATTCTGGCTTCCAGCCTCCCATTACTAG ATTCATGA
- the LOC116002883 gene encoding uncharacterized protein LOC116002883 isoform X2, with protein sequence MATQPLSLSRTMISKLQITHVDEKIIIEQVKDTHNSNGGIDVDANSLLKLLEGIFTLNTDSKSAEDNSEKEDETSNENPESDEDNSENEDEFSNEDSESDEDNPENEDESSNDDSKRDEDDPEEEGSDEHGKPETVHREARQDRLQLQERIHKEISFVVLQLSFMVTFTCVSSDDCHSTAIYLLRLLSKYMWHAKGVMLLACFAIIRGKPKVTSQSCHRKGLSYNMASLRKSVNSLLSTENEIFLNDSIKSMFDLTELMVELRHSSSIFLANYWIARSVVAYAHLLILDLEPQNQMMTELSNVSTKIKEILASSLPLLGTRSSFRISNEYENCICWKKKKND encoded by the exons aTGGCAACCCAACCCCTCTCTCTATCAAGAACAATGATTTCAAAACTACAAATAACTCATGTTGATGAGAAGATTATCATAGAACAAGTTAAGGATACACATAATTCTAATGGTGGCATAGATGTCGATGCAAATTCTCTTCTCAAGTTGTTGGAAGGCATTTTCACTTTGAATACG GATTCAAAGAGTGCTGAAGATAATTCTGAAAAAGAAGATGAGACCTCCAATGAGAATCCAGAGAGTGATGAAGATAATTCtgaaaatgaagatgaatttTCTAATGAGGATTCAGAGAGTGATGAAGATAATCCTGAAAATGAAGATGAATCTTCTAATGATGATTCAAAGCGTGATGAAGATGATCCTGAGGAAGAAGGAAGTGATGAACATGGAAAACCTGAGACG GTTCATCGAGAAGCAAGGCAAGACAGGTTGCAGTTACAAGAACGCATCCACAAGGAgatttcatttgttgttttaCAACTCTCTTTCATG gtaACTTTCACTTGTGTAAGCTCTGATGATTGTCACTCAACTGCCATTTATCTACTACGTTTGTTGTCAAAGTATATGTGGCATGCTAAGGGAGTAATGTTACTCGCATGTTTTGCGATCATCCGAGGAAAACCTAAAGTTACCTCACAATCATGTCATCGGAAAGGACTATCCTACAACATGGCTTCTCTAAGAAAAAGTGTAAACTCATTGCTATCCACTgagaatgaaatttttttgaatgacTCAATAAAGTCCATGTTTGATCTCACCGAGCTCATGGTTGAGCTTCGACATTCATCATCAATATTTTTGGCAAACTACTGGATCGCAAGAAGTGTTGTTGCCTATGCTCACCTCCTTATTTTGGACCTTGA GCCACAAAATCAGATGATGACGGAACTGTCCAACGTATCCACCAAAATCAAAGAGATTCTGGCTTCCAGCCTCCCATTACTAG GTACAAGAAGTTCGTTCCGAATTtcaaatgaatatgaaaattgCATAtgttggaagaagaagaaaaatgattgA
- the LOC116002883 gene encoding uncharacterized protein LOC116002883 isoform X1 codes for MATQPLSLSRTMISKLQITHVDEKIIIEQVKDTHNSNGGIDVDANSLLKLLEGIFTLNTDSKSAEDNSEKEDETSNENPESDEDNSENEDEFSNEDSESDEDNPENEDESSNDDSKRDEDDPEEEGSDEHGKPETVHREARQDRLQLQERIHKEISFVVLQLSFMVTFTCVSSDDCHSTAIYLLRLLSKYMWHAKGVMLLACFAIIRGKPKVTSQSCHRKGLSYNMASLRKSVNSLLSTENEIFLNDSIKSMFDLTELMVELRHSSSIFLANYWIARSVVAYAHLLILDLEPQNQMMTELSNVSTKIKEILASSLPLLETKRAEENYQALLHAFDYSSNILNVLKLIFNVKNNKEKPILY; via the exons aTGGCAACCCAACCCCTCTCTCTATCAAGAACAATGATTTCAAAACTACAAATAACTCATGTTGATGAGAAGATTATCATAGAACAAGTTAAGGATACACATAATTCTAATGGTGGCATAGATGTCGATGCAAATTCTCTTCTCAAGTTGTTGGAAGGCATTTTCACTTTGAATACG GATTCAAAGAGTGCTGAAGATAATTCTGAAAAAGAAGATGAGACCTCCAATGAGAATCCAGAGAGTGATGAAGATAATTCtgaaaatgaagatgaatttTCTAATGAGGATTCAGAGAGTGATGAAGATAATCCTGAAAATGAAGATGAATCTTCTAATGATGATTCAAAGCGTGATGAAGATGATCCTGAGGAAGAAGGAAGTGATGAACATGGAAAACCTGAGACG GTTCATCGAGAAGCAAGGCAAGACAGGTTGCAGTTACAAGAACGCATCCACAAGGAgatttcatttgttgttttaCAACTCTCTTTCATG gtaACTTTCACTTGTGTAAGCTCTGATGATTGTCACTCAACTGCCATTTATCTACTACGTTTGTTGTCAAAGTATATGTGGCATGCTAAGGGAGTAATGTTACTCGCATGTTTTGCGATCATCCGAGGAAAACCTAAAGTTACCTCACAATCATGTCATCGGAAAGGACTATCCTACAACATGGCTTCTCTAAGAAAAAGTGTAAACTCATTGCTATCCACTgagaatgaaatttttttgaatgacTCAATAAAGTCCATGTTTGATCTCACCGAGCTCATGGTTGAGCTTCGACATTCATCATCAATATTTTTGGCAAACTACTGGATCGCAAGAAGTGTTGTTGCCTATGCTCACCTCCTTATTTTGGACCTTGA GCCACAAAATCAGATGATGACGGAACTGTCCAACGTATCCACCAAAATCAAAGAGATTCTGGCTTCCAGCCTCCCATTACTAG AGACAAAAAGGGCAGAAGAAAATTATCAAGCATTGTTACATGCGTTTGATTATTCTTCAAATATCTTGAACGTTCTTAAATTGATATTCAAtgtcaaaaataataaagagaAGCCAATTTTGTACTAG